The Paramagnetospirillum magnetotacticum MS-1 genome includes the window GAGGCGCAATTGCGCGGGCAGGCTTCGGCATTGGCCCAGTCCTCGGCGGGGGCGTTGGGCAATGCCCTCAATCAGCGCCTGGCCCTGGTGCGCGGTCTTGCCGCCTTCATGGCGGTCAAGGCCGCCGAGAATCATCCCGAAGAGATCGACCTGGAATTCCCGGCCTTCGCCAGTGCCTGTTACCAGCAGGTTCCGGGCATCAGAAATATTTCGGTCGCGCCGGACTTCGTGGTCCGGCTGGTCTATCCGCAAGACGCCGGCAACCTCAAGGTGGTGGGGAACCATCTGCTTGACGACAAGCGCCCAGGCTTCGCCGAGGCGGTCAACCGCGCCATCAAGACCCGTGACCTGGCGGTGCACGAGCCGGTGGAACTGATTCAGGGCGGCCTGGGACTGATGGCCCGCCAGGCAATCTTCGTCGATGAGCGCCCCTGGGGAGCGGTCGGGATGGCCTTTTCCATCGCCTCCCTCCTGGATTCCGGCCTGATCGACAGCATGAGGACCTATATCTGGGGCCTGCGGACAAAGTCTGGAACTTTGGTGGGCGGTGATGCCGGGGTCTTCGCCATGCAGCCAGTCCTGGTGCCGATCGCTCTGCCGGAAGGATATTGGGAATTCGCCCTGGCCCCGCGTATGGGCTGGGCAAAGGCCACTGCCGAGGAAGCGGAAATCGCCGCCCTGCGCTTCGGCCTGCTGATCATCGGCATCGGCCTCCTCACTCTGACCTGGATCGCTCTGCGCAGGCGCGAGACCTTGGAAAAACTAGTGGAAAGCCGCACCCGCGAATTGTCCAACGCCAACCGGGAACTGGAGCGTTTCTCGTTCGTCGTCGCCCATGATTTACAAGAACCGCTGCGCTCCATCGTATCGTTCAGCCAGTTGGTGGAACGGGGCATGTCCGACCAACTGACGCCAGAGCACCGGGAATGGCTGTCCGGACTGGCAAACGCCGCCCGGCTGATGAAATCCCTGCTTCATGATGTTCAGATCTATCTGGGGGAAAGCAACGCCCCCCTGCCCAAGCGGCAGATTGACGCCGCCGAGGCTCTGGCCATGGCCCGACGCAAGCTGAGCGGCCCCATCAACCAAAGCGGGGCCACATTGGAGGTCTCTCCCCTGCCCATGGTGTGGGCCGACCATCATCGCCTGAGCGAGGCGTTCCTGGCTCTGATCGGCAATGCCATCGAATACCGATCGCCCGAGCGCCCGGCGGTGATCCGCATTTCGTCGCGCATGGAAGGGACGTACCTGTACATCGACATCGCCGATAACGGCATCGGAATCGAAGAGATGTATTTTGAACGTATATTCGATGTCTTTCAGCGCCTTCATGCCCGCTCGGCCCATCCCGGAACGGGAATGGGGCTAGCAATCGCCAAAAAGATGGTGGAACATCTGGGGGGAACCATTCGGGTCCGTTCCCAAATTGGGCAGGGGAGTGTTTTCTCCATCGTCCTGCCCGCGGCACGGACCCGGAGCGTAGATGCCCGATGGGAGAGACCGTGAACGAGGTTAGCGAGCAGGAATTCAAGGTAATGCTGGTTGAGGACGACCCAGGCGATGCCGGTCTGGTCAGAGCCGCCTTTGCCAGCAGCCGCTTCGTGTGCCGGATCGATCACATTTCCGATGGGGTTGAGGCCATGAAACGCCTGCGTGCCCTGGCCCTGGAGGGAACCCACGTCCTGCCCGACCTGATTCTGCTCGATCTCAACATGCCCAAGAAAAGCGGGCACGAGGTCCTGGTCGAGATGAAGGCCGATGCCGCCCTGAAGGATCTGCCGGTGGTGGTGCTCACCACATCCGACGCCGAACGCGACGTGGCCGCCGCCTATCACAGCGGGGCGTCGGGTTTCGTCACCAAGCCGGTGGATGTGGACGCCCTGTTCGAGGCCATCCAGGGAATCCTGGAATACTGGTTCGGAGTGATGCGGCTGCCGGTCAACCGGCCCTAGGCCGACAAAACCCTACAGACCCTTTTCGAAATCGGCGGGAGCCCGCATATAGGCGCCGAAAACGTCGGGCAGCTTGGCGCGCAGATCCGCGTCCGGGTCTTCCTGGTCCAGCTTCCACATCTTGATCTTCTCGCAGAAGATCTTGATCAGCTTCTTGTTGCCGGGCACGCCGAAGATTTCCGCGAATTTCTCCTCGCCCAGCTTTTCCGTGCCGATTTCCAGGAAGATGGGAATCTGGGAATAGTTCAGGAAGCGGACGATCTGGTTGATGGCCTCGCCCGAGAGGATGTGCAGATGGGTGGCCAACTGCTCCAGATCCTTGGCGTTCTGGACCTCCATGGCCTCCAGGCGCTCGCAGTCGACGCACATTTCCCAGAACTTCTCGCCCATCTTGTCGTAGACGGTGCCGTGCAGATAGTCGTAGCGGTCCTTACCCAGGAAGGCCACGCCCTTGGCGGCCAGGGGCTGGGTATCGAGCATTTCGCGCATCATGGAATCCGACAGGATGCGCTTGGCCTGATCCATGGAATGGCGGCCGATATCGGCCAGGGCGGCGATACCCTCGGGGGTGCGCAAGGTGGTGACGCCCAGCCCCATCTCGCGGATCAGCTTGACCGGCAGTTCGGCGAAACAGGGGATCAGCGGCACCTGCCAGTCGTAATCCAGATAATCTTTGATGGCGCCATAGAACTGGTCGGCCTGGGTGGGCGAAGGCTTGGGGACTTCCATGTCGCCCCATTTGCCCGAGACCAGGGATTGGATCTTCTCCAGAAGGGTCTTGGGCTCTTTCTTCACGGCCACGGGGGCGGCGGGCTTGTCAGCGGTGCCGAAACGCTTTTCGGCATAGGCCTTGGCGCCCGAGCGCACCACCATGGAAATCACCTGATTGAGCGAGCGCTCGCAGCGCAGAACGCCGTCATCGGTGGTCACCGGATCGCCGTTCTTGTCGATCAGCAGATCCTGGAACTGCTCGCGCTTGGTCTTGACCAGCTGCATGCAGGCGTAAAGCAGATCAGGGGTGGCCAAAACCGAGGCATAGGGATTGGGAAAGGCGGCCAGGGCGGGAATCAGCTGAGTGACACGGGCGGTCACCGGTCCCTTGATGGTGGTGACGATTTCCTTGCGGTTGGCCGCGTCCTTGTCGAGCGGCTTGGCCGCGGGCTTCGCGCTGCCGGCCATGGTTTTCCCCTTGTGAAAGTCCCGACGTCACTCGCCGAGCATGGTGGCTGGCAACTGATTCATCTTGGACAGCAGGTATTCCAGATCGTCGTTCTCGAAATCCACGCCGAGATCGCCGTACTGGGTCAGGATGCGTTCGATCATCCGGCGCGAGAAGCGCTCGCGGTCATTGGGGCCGCCGTCATATTCCATCTCGTAGGACACGTCGATGGCGGCGCGCATGGCGGCGTAGAAGGCCTTGGGCAGACCGGCCTTCTCGAACAAGGCCTCGAAACCGCGCTTGCCCGCGTCGTGGATCAGGGTGCGGCAGTTCTCGACCTTGATCTTGGCCAGCTTGGCGATGGCCACTTCGAAGAAGGTCA containing:
- a CDS encoding sensor histidine kinase, whose translation is MLLATVVWLGLSWWITAIYSDHREAQLRGQASALAQSSAGALGNALNQRLALVRGLAAFMAVKAAENHPEEIDLEFPAFASACYQQVPGIRNISVAPDFVVRLVYPQDAGNLKVVGNHLLDDKRPGFAEAVNRAIKTRDLAVHEPVELIQGGLGLMARQAIFVDERPWGAVGMAFSIASLLDSGLIDSMRTYIWGLRTKSGTLVGGDAGVFAMQPVLVPIALPEGYWEFALAPRMGWAKATAEEAEIAALRFGLLIIGIGLLTLTWIALRRRETLEKLVESRTRELSNANRELERFSFVVAHDLQEPLRSIVSFSQLVERGMSDQLTPEHREWLSGLANAARLMKSLLHDVQIYLGESNAPLPKRQIDAAEALAMARRKLSGPINQSGATLEVSPLPMVWADHHRLSEAFLALIGNAIEYRSPERPAVIRISSRMEGTYLYIDIADNGIGIEEMYFERIFDVFQRLHARSAHPGTGMGLAIAKKMVEHLGGTIRVRSQIGQGSVFSIVLPAARTRSVDARWERP
- a CDS encoding response regulator, with translation MNEVSEQEFKVMLVEDDPGDAGLVRAAFASSRFVCRIDHISDGVEAMKRLRALALEGTHVLPDLILLDLNMPKKSGHEVLVEMKADAALKDLPVVVLTTSDAERDVAAAYHSGASGFVTKPVDVDALFEAIQGILEYWFGVMRLPVNRP